CCAATTTTCCATCGTATTCAACGCGGATAACTTCATTATTGGAGTCCAACACGCGTTTCATTTGGAAGCAACACAAATTTCTACGAGGGTTACTTATAGTTATACTTCGATCTGAACGGACGGACCGTCGGTCCCGTGACCGGTGGTGGCTTCAGCGCCTGCATCATACTTAAATCTATAAGCCATTCTGTTTCAGGCGTGATTCGTTGTTGCCAATTATTGCCGTGGAAAGAACCGATCGGCTAACCAGTTTATCAATCATGTGCTTACTGTCGGCGGTAGCGCGTGTGATGATTTAGTCTTCGGGCGTGAAATAAACGGTCTAATCATACTGGAGTACGAGTATTATATAGCTCGGCCTGTCTTatgaaatttatttgatttACAGTATCTGTTTGCTCAGAGGTGTCAGCAGGTGCTATGGTTGCGGAAGAACTGATATTCATGCTGTATGTAGCACGTTTGTGTGAAACAAACGGTCAAATCCTTGTCTTACCTGTCTTTCCAAACTTCCTTCATTAACGGTATCTGTCTGCACACAGATGGCATCAGGTACCACGGTCGCGGAGGAAATCCTTAACAATTTGCACCATTCGACGATGAAATATGCTGATATGATGCAAAAATGAGCAGGCCAAAGTTGTTACTCACACGTATTTAGCCTTTATTTGGACGATTGTTGGGTTGCACAATCGAAACAAAATTGTTTGCACATGTTAATGCTCCTATTAGCTGATTTTAAAGTGAATATGTTTTTGGTATTGACTAATTGACAATCTAACGAGCATATAATACATGGATTAGAACAGTGAAATAGTTGAAGATTCATGAaatggagtatatatattaatAAGTATATTGAATAAATGAATCTAGAAAGAACGGCCAGTCAACCATGTACATAGGCAAAGAATGAGGTGAGTACTAACTCCACCTTATTACATCAGAATCAAAGAATGAATGGAATTGATTTAACTACACAAAGaatggtgctgcaaaaaaatagAATGCTGAAATCCCAGCAAAATAGTGCAAGCACCTTAAAATCATGCTTGCTAAGAAGTAACATATGGTATCCTCCTCATCTCATTGACCACTACTCTGTTAGTGCTACTTCCAGGTGAGGCCAGTCCATCCGGCAATTAAGTTAAGAAGAAGCTGAGAACTTGTGCAATTGTATGATCACGACACTGATGTCGTCGGTTGAGCCCCTGGAAACTCCTGTCTCGACAAGCCTCCTGCAGGCAGCCATGCGAGAAGCCTTTTCGTTGTTGCTGCAGAGAGGCCTGGCGATGTCCACGGCTTCCTGGTTCTCAACCTTGTCCCACAGGCCGTCAGAGGCCAGTATCAAGAACTCACAGTGTTGGTCGACAAGGAGTGTCCTCGTGTCTGGATCAGCCACCACCCACTGCTTGAGGTGTGCATCCCCTATCCCTCTTGTCACTGCCAAAGAGCCCTGCACTCGCCATGTTCCTCGGTAATTCACCACGAATCCACCCTGAAAATTACAAATGCACATAAGTTGCAGAGAACTGGAGTATTCTCATAAGTTGCTCAAAACTTACAAGCACAACACGATCTGTTCTTGCAACCAATAACCCAGTTTAGCAAGGGACAAGCATTATTTACCAGGTTCTCAATTCTTTCCTTCTCGTCGTCACGGGAGGCACGGTGATCAGTGGTGAGCGCTTCCGCCTTTCCTGCCCGGCTGAGGACAGCCCGGCAATCTCCTGTATTGGACACGGTGAGTCCGCCCTTCTGGAGCAATGCGGTGACACAGCATGCGCCGCCGCTTTCCTCCCTCTTGAGGAACTGCTCGTCCGTCTTCAGGTAGCCCTTCTTCACAGCCCCCTCAATCTCGCCATTgtcaccgccgccgaccttcttcatctcctccgccatgaacttgggCATGTTTTCGGCAGCGAACTCTGCCGCGCTGTTTCCGCCGTGACCATCGAATACAGCAAAAAACGCCTGCGGTTGGGGGAAAAAGGGAGAAAGTTTAGTAATTCTATAATTTCAGGTGAAACGGCGGAAATTTTCCATCCGGAGAGCCCCGAATCTGAAAAATCCCAACTTCTATGTCGCAAAAATCGTGCGAGCAAATTACTAATAACAAACAGAGAAGTTGTATCGAGCATACCACTTTGGGGTCTCCGCCGAGCGCAACCTTGGCCACATGCCGGTCCTCCATCTCCacccttctccttcccttccccctTTGGCAGTAAACCGCAAACtcatccccttcctcctccacctcgtTCCTTGGATCCGACTCCACCGCAGCCAcagccgccgcagcggcggcagcagccgccggGCCATCGACTGGCACCAtgagcggcgccggccgccgcctcttcaGCACTGACCCggcaggggcggaggcggccgcagAGGACGTCTTAGGAGACGGAGAGGCCTCCTCGCGGATCTGGGCGCGTAGTAGCCCGAACGGGCGGAGCGGCGAGCCGGCcgtgggcgccggcggcgcgggtgacGAGATGGAGACGGTctccggcgaggcggaggcggccttGCAGGAGAGCGAGCGGCGCGACGGAGAGAATACCGGCGAGCTCGGGATGGCGACCGTGCAGGACATCGCGAGGCCTTGGGAGGGAGACGGGGTCTTCctttgctgctgctccgcctccacgCGTGTGCTGATTTTCTTTGGTTTGTTGTTGTGATGGAGCAGGTTGGGTGGGTCTGGGGCATATGGCCGTTTGAACAAGTTTATATACGGGGCCAGTACGCGTCGCTGTGGCCGCTCCCGTGGGACTACGGGGCATTCTGAATTGTGAACTGGACTAGCTCATTATTTTTAAATGTTCTTCGTACCAAGATTGTGCTGGTGGAGTACTGGAGTGTACAGCTAGCAATTTGTGGCACAATTATGGTGCCAGGTAATAtttcctaatttttttctcgcaaaaaagGAAATATTTCCTAATTTTATTTGGTTAATGCCCATGATAAAATTCCATATACAATTGTAATCTTTGTAATAGAGCAACCGACATTAATGACTTTGCTAATCTTTGTACTCGCCAAATTTCAATTTAGGAGACATATGTGCTTGCCTtgcatgtttatgtgtgtATTAGCTATTTCTTGAAAAGTTTATTTAGTAGGTTTATAATGCACATCgggttttttttgtgtgtgtgaaaCAAGTTTATGTTAATTATCACGGCAAGACAGTGCAAAAAATGAGCTGACTAATCTAAAATAAATACTCACTCCGGCTGGCATtaaaagttgtactaaatccgcgACAaataattccggccggagggaatAAGATAAAGCGTAAATACATAATTTTCAAAGCACAATTTAATAATATTTAGAAGACCCAATAAAATTCTAATAAAAATATGCAttacataatttttggtttcttcttcATATTTATAGAACAATAAATATCCCTTGGAGATAAGCGGGTCATCGATTTTATAGGGCAGTTAAAATTGATCATGTCGAACTCCATCCTGTCGGCAGACGTCACGACCAGCGGCCGCACCGTTGGAGGTTTGTGGCGTGCGGTTATGTCTAGCAAGTAATCTAGCCCGAGGGAAACGACGGCGGGCATGGTCTTTGCGTGTTGGTTCATGACTTCTAGAAAATCGAAGGCGGTTGTAGGAATCAACACTGGTGGGGGTGTTGATGGTGATTGATAGGATATGGAGGGAGTTATGAATCATGATCGCAGTCTGGAACCTACCATGGCCAAGGGAGGCACGATGCGCTCGTGCctaaatgcattttttttctgagccCGTGTTAGCAACCAAGCGTGTCGTATTGCTTTAAAGTTTAAACCCACGAGACGGTAAGATGTGATCCGTGGTTAGAACGGGTTT
This is a stretch of genomic DNA from Brachypodium distachyon strain Bd21 chromosome 1, Brachypodium_distachyon_v3.0, whole genome shotgun sequence. It encodes these proteins:
- the LOC100830459 gene encoding probable protein phosphatase 2C 32; the protein is MSCTVAIPSSPVFSPSRRSLSCKAASASPETVSISSPAPPAPTAGSPLRPFGLLRAQIREEASPSPKTSSAAASAPAGSVLKRRRPAPLMVPVDGPAAAAAAAAAVAAVESDPRNEVEEEGDEFAVYCQRGKGRRRVEMEDRHVAKVALGGDPKVAFFAVFDGHGGNSAAEFAAENMPKFMAEEMKKVGGGDNGEIEGAVKKGYLKTDEQFLKREESGGACCVTALLQKGGLTVSNTGDCRAVLSRAGKAEALTTDHRASRDDEKERIENLGGFVVNYRGTWRVQGSLAVTRGIGDAHLKQWVVADPDTRTLLVDQHCEFLILASDGLWDKVENQEAVDIARPLCSNNEKASRMAACRRLVETGVSRGSTDDISVVIIQLHKFSASS